Proteins encoded by one window of Campylobacter concisus:
- the sdhE gene encoding 8-methylmenaquinol:fumarate reductase membrane anchor subunit has product MQNEFAFFPGCVLSQAAKEAKMSLEAIAPILGWKLHEIKGWSCCGAQQAQDVDPIATLVANARNIALAEQMNMPMLTTCSTCMLTLTRAKTTLDKGAKDHINTFLAEGNMKYNGSTEITSLLWVLYQNVETLRAKVVKPLSGLKVALFYGCHSLRPEKDLHNRESSVNPKSFETVVGALGATIVPFEKRLDCCGFHASYPAGTSVRKMSSQIVNNADENGADVVVTPCPLCQMQLDIYQERYQDENHSNVRKPIIHLSQLVGLALGLSVEDLGLDLNIIDATKIA; this is encoded by the coding sequence ATGCAAAACGAATTCGCTTTTTTCCCAGGATGCGTACTCTCTCAAGCAGCTAAAGAGGCTAAGATGTCGCTTGAGGCTATCGCTCCGATACTTGGCTGGAAGCTTCACGAGATAAAGGGCTGGAGCTGCTGTGGGGCTCAACAAGCACAAGACGTAGATCCTATCGCTACGCTTGTGGCAAATGCTAGAAATATAGCACTTGCTGAGCAGATGAATATGCCTATGCTTACGACATGCTCAACCTGTATGCTAACTCTAACAAGAGCTAAAACTACACTTGATAAGGGGGCAAAGGACCACATAAATACTTTCTTGGCTGAGGGTAATATGAAATACAATGGCTCAACCGAGATCACAAGCCTTCTTTGGGTGCTTTATCAAAACGTAGAAACACTAAGAGCAAAGGTTGTTAAGCCACTTAGTGGGCTAAAAGTAGCACTATTTTACGGCTGCCATAGCCTAAGACCTGAAAAAGATCTTCACAATAGAGAAAGCTCAGTCAATCCAAAGAGCTTTGAAACCGTTGTAGGCGCACTTGGTGCTACTATCGTGCCATTTGAGAAAAGACTTGACTGCTGTGGTTTCCACGCTAGCTATCCAGCTGGCACATCTGTAAGAAAAATGTCAAGCCAGATCGTAAATAATGCCGATGAAAACGGCGCTGACGTAGTTGTCACACCATGCCCACTTTGTCAAATGCAACTTGACATCTACCAAGAGAGATATCAAGATGAGAACCACTCAAACGTGAGAAAGCCAATCATTCACCTATCTCAGCTTGTAGGTCTTGCACTTGGACTATCTGTTGAAGATCTTGGACTTGATCTAAACATCATCGACGCTACCAAGATAGCGTAA
- a CDS encoding ATP-dependent Clp protease ATP-binding subunit, with product MADITENLTAQMQETLEKGVSLAIFSKNPQVVPLHVFWALLADSNSILNQVFNKMNISKDAVELEIKSKISSLPNSSNVTKDNVSVSRELINSLENAKALMVSMGDSYIAVDTWIISALELSEIKQILSKFCDILEIKKNLESIRGGKKIDSQTGDDTLDSLEKFGIDLTQKALNKELDPVIGRDEEITRMMQILIRKSKNNPILLGEPGVGKTAIVEGLAQKIVARDVPTSLANKRVIALDMSAVVAGAKYRGEFEDRLKAVIDEVKKAGNIILFIDEIHTIVGAGASEGGMDAANILKPALARGELHAVGATTLKEYRKYFEKDAALQRRFQPIDVKEPSVNEALQILRGIKERLEVHHGITITDSALVAAARLSDRYIANRFLPDKAIDLIDEAAAELKMQIESEPYELSKIKREIVTLQVEKEALKMEDADKNKERLGEIEKEIADLNEKKLALDTKFENEKAVFGGISKATKEIDSLKSQAEIAKRNGDLQKAAEIEYGKIAEAKKQKHELEEKWDHMKKEGVLLKNQVDEELVAEILSKWTGISVKKMLTSEKEKYLRIEEHLRESVVGQDDALHALARAVKRNKAGLNEGQRPIGSFLFLGPTGVGKTQSAKALAKFLFDDEKALIRFDMSEYMEKHSVSRLLGAPPGYVGYDEGGQLTEAVRRRPYSVILFDEVEKAHKDVFNILLGILDDGRATDNKGVTVDFKNTIIILTSNIASSFIMELKGEDRDVAVKNELKNYFKPEFLNRLDDTIIFNPLNEQGLISIVEIMFKELEKTLHNRGIKAVLSDEAKKFIAKAGFDIVYGARPLRRALYELVEDKIADMILKDELESGDEITIDSDGEKIIIKKK from the coding sequence ATGGCTGACATAACAGAAAATTTAACAGCGCAGATGCAAGAGACACTTGAAAAAGGCGTTAGCTTAGCGATCTTTTCTAAAAATCCACAAGTTGTGCCACTTCACGTCTTTTGGGCTTTGCTCGCTGATAGTAATTCTATTTTAAATCAAGTTTTTAATAAGATGAACATAAGCAAAGACGCAGTCGAGCTTGAGATAAAAAGCAAGATCTCGTCACTCCCAAACAGCTCAAACGTCACAAAAGATAACGTTTCAGTTTCAAGAGAGCTTATAAATTCACTTGAAAATGCAAAAGCTTTAATGGTAAGTATGGGCGATAGCTACATAGCTGTTGATACATGGATTATCTCGGCTCTTGAGCTTAGTGAGATCAAACAAATTTTAAGCAAATTTTGCGATATTTTAGAGATCAAAAAGAACCTTGAGAGCATAAGAGGTGGTAAAAAGATAGATAGCCAAACTGGCGATGATACCCTTGATAGTTTAGAGAAATTTGGTATCGATCTAACGCAAAAAGCGTTAAATAAAGAGCTTGATCCAGTCATCGGCCGTGATGAAGAGATCACTAGGATGATGCAAATTTTAATAAGAAAGAGCAAAAACAACCCTATCTTGCTTGGTGAGCCAGGTGTTGGTAAAACAGCCATCGTTGAGGGGCTAGCTCAAAAGATAGTGGCTCGCGATGTGCCAACAAGCCTTGCAAACAAGCGTGTCATCGCACTTGATATGAGTGCAGTTGTAGCTGGTGCAAAGTATAGAGGCGAGTTTGAAGATAGGCTAAAAGCTGTCATTGACGAGGTTAAAAAAGCTGGCAATATCATACTTTTTATAGATGAAATTCACACCATAGTTGGAGCTGGTGCGAGCGAGGGCGGAATGGACGCTGCAAATATCCTAAAACCAGCTCTTGCACGTGGAGAGCTTCACGCTGTTGGTGCGACAACATTAAAAGAGTATAGAAAATACTTTGAAAAAGATGCAGCACTTCAAAGACGTTTTCAGCCGATAGACGTTAAAGAGCCAAGTGTAAATGAAGCACTTCAAATTTTACGTGGTATAAAAGAGCGTCTTGAAGTTCACCACGGCATCACGATAACAGATAGCGCACTAGTTGCCGCAGCAAGACTAAGTGATCGCTACATCGCAAACCGGTTCTTGCCAGATAAGGCGATAGACCTTATAGATGAAGCAGCAGCTGAGCTTAAGATGCAAATAGAGAGCGAGCCATACGAGCTTTCAAAGATAAAACGCGAGATCGTAACGCTTCAAGTAGAAAAAGAAGCTCTAAAGATGGAGGATGCGGATAAAAATAAAGAAAGACTTGGCGAGATCGAAAAAGAGATAGCTGACCTAAATGAGAAAAAGCTAGCACTTGATACTAAATTTGAAAATGAAAAGGCTGTTTTTGGCGGAATTTCAAAAGCAACAAAAGAGATCGATAGCTTAAAATCACAAGCTGAGATAGCAAAAAGAAATGGCGATCTTCAAAAAGCTGCCGAGATAGAATACGGCAAAATAGCAGAAGCTAAGAAGCAAAAACACGAGCTTGAAGAAAAATGGGATCACATGAAAAAAGAGGGCGTGCTTCTTAAAAATCAAGTCGATGAAGAGCTTGTGGCTGAAATTTTGAGCAAATGGACTGGAATTTCAGTTAAAAAGATGCTAACAAGCGAAAAAGAGAAATATCTGCGCATCGAAGAGCATTTAAGAGAGAGCGTTGTCGGTCAAGATGACGCACTACACGCACTTGCGCGTGCTGTTAAGAGGAATAAGGCTGGACTAAATGAAGGTCAAAGGCCGATTGGTTCATTTTTATTTCTTGGACCAACAGGCGTTGGTAAAACTCAGTCAGCTAAGGCTTTGGCTAAGTTCTTGTTTGACGATGAGAAGGCGCTTATCCGCTTTGATATGAGCGAATATATGGAAAAACATAGCGTGAGCAGGCTTCTTGGTGCGCCTCCAGGATATGTAGGCTACGATGAGGGTGGTCAGCTAACAGAGGCAGTTCGCAGAAGACCATACTCAGTCATACTTTTTGACGAGGTTGAAAAGGCTCACAAGGACGTATTTAACATACTTCTTGGCATACTTGATGATGGACGCGCGACTGATAACAAGGGCGTGACGGTTGATTTTAAAAACACGATCATCATTTTAACCTCAAACATCGCTTCAAGCTTCATCATGGAGCTAAAGGGCGAAGATCGTGATGTAGCTGTTAAGAACGAGCTTAAAAACTACTTTAAACCTGAGTTTTTAAATAGGCTTGATGATACTATTATCTTTAATCCTCTAAACGAACAAGGCTTGATATCTATCGTTGAGATCATGTTTAAAGAGCTTGAAAAAACTCTTCATAACCGCGGTATCAAGGCTGTTTTAAGCGATGAGGCTAAGAAATTTATCGCAAAAGCTGGCTTTGACATAGTTTATGGCGCAAGACCTCTTAGAAGAGCGCTTTATGAGCTAGTTGAAGACAAGATCGCTGATATGATCTTGAAAGATGAGCTTGAAAGTGGCGATGAGATCACCATCGATAGCGACGGTGAGAAGATCATCATTAAGAAAAAATAA
- the htpG gene encoding molecular chaperone HtpG has product MADKFEFQTEVNDLLNLMIHSLYSNKEIFLRELISNSNDALDKLNYLCLTDEKYKSLSYTPRIDIKVDEKAKTLTISDNGIGMDKDELIANLGTIARSGTKGFMKNLSGDAKKDSSLIGQFGVGFYSAFMVANKIEVISKRALSDKAYKWTSDAKSYEIEDAQKDSFGTDIILHLNDDEFANSWRIEEIVKKYSNHIPYPIFMDKQSYIAPKEGEKEGTYETKNEQINKANALWRLNKASLKEQDYNDFYKQISHDSSDPLLYIHTKAEGKIEYSTLFYVPSTEPFDLFRVDYQSGVKLYVKRVFITDDAKELLPPYLRFIKGVIDVEDLPLNVSREILQENAIMRSVKEQSVKKILSELAKLKDNDREKYIKFYKLFGKVLKEGLYGFNAEKEQILDLCLFKSSKRDGLISLKEYKEAMKEDQKSIYYISGSNENMLRNSPLLESFKKNDIEVLIMDEEIDTIVMPMVNEFDKTPLKSVSHADINDEIKSDEKVDESKVANTLVKMKEILKDEVKDVRLSSRLSSSAAVLIYDKNDPDYAMQEMLKQMGQGANAPKVKPILEINADHEIFAKLEKNEAMVYDIAPLLLDMARLNEGMSLENPAKFSELLTKVMIKAI; this is encoded by the coding sequence ATGGCAGATAAATTTGAATTTCAAACCGAGGTCAATGACCTTTTAAATTTGATGATCCACTCTCTTTACTCAAATAAAGAGATATTTTTAAGAGAGCTCATCTCAAACTCAAATGACGCTCTTGACAAGCTAAACTACCTATGCTTGACCGATGAAAAGTATAAAAGTCTAAGCTACACTCCAAGGATCGACATCAAAGTAGATGAGAAAGCTAAGACTTTAACCATCAGCGACAATGGTATCGGCATGGATAAGGACGAGCTTATAGCGAATTTAGGTACCATTGCAAGAAGTGGCACAAAAGGTTTTATGAAAAATTTAAGCGGCGATGCCAAAAAAGATAGCTCGCTGATCGGTCAGTTTGGTGTTGGCTTTTACTCAGCATTTATGGTAGCAAACAAGATCGAGGTCATAAGCAAACGAGCACTTAGTGACAAAGCCTATAAATGGACATCTGATGCAAAAAGCTATGAGATCGAAGATGCCCAAAAAGATAGCTTTGGAACGGACATCATCTTACATTTAAATGACGATGAGTTTGCAAATTCTTGGCGTATCGAAGAGATAGTCAAGAAGTATTCAAACCACATTCCTTATCCTATATTTATGGATAAACAAAGCTATATCGCTCCAAAAGAAGGCGAAAAAGAGGGCACTTATGAGACTAAAAACGAGCAAATAAACAAGGCAAATGCGCTTTGGAGGCTAAATAAAGCCAGCCTAAAAGAGCAAGACTACAACGACTTTTATAAGCAAATTTCTCACGATAGCAGTGATCCTCTCCTTTACATACACACAAAAGCTGAGGGTAAGATCGAGTACTCGACACTATTTTATGTGCCAAGCACGGAGCCGTTTGATCTCTTTAGAGTTGATTATCAAAGTGGCGTAAAGCTCTATGTAAAAAGAGTTTTTATCACAGATGATGCAAAAGAGCTTTTGCCACCGTATCTTAGATTTATCAAAGGCGTAATCGATGTTGAGGACTTGCCACTAAACGTTAGCCGTGAAATTTTACAAGAAAATGCGATCATGCGAAGCGTCAAAGAGCAAAGCGTGAAGAAAATTTTAAGCGAGCTTGCAAAGTTAAAAGATAACGACCGTGAAAAATACATAAAATTTTACAAACTATTTGGCAAGGTTCTAAAAGAGGGACTTTACGGATTTAACGCTGAAAAAGAGCAAATTTTAGATCTTTGCCTATTTAAAAGCTCAAAAAGAGATGGACTAATCAGCCTAAAAGAGTACAAAGAGGCGATGAAAGAGGATCAAAAATCGATCTACTACATCAGCGGAAGTAACGAAAATATGCTAAGAAATTCACCGCTTCTTGAGAGCTTTAAGAAAAATGATATCGAAGTACTTATTATGGACGAAGAGATCGACACTATCGTCATGCCAATGGTCAATGAATTTGACAAAACACCTCTAAAATCAGTCTCACACGCTGATATAAACGACGAGATCAAAAGCGATGAGAAGGTCGATGAGAGCAAGGTTGCAAATACGCTTGTTAAAATGAAAGAAATTTTAAAAGACGAGGTAAAGGATGTAAGACTAAGCTCAAGACTATCAAGCTCGGCTGCGGTGCTAATTTATGATAAAAACGATCCTGATTATGCTATGCAAGAGATGCTTAAACAGATGGGACAAGGCGCAAATGCTCCAAAAGTTAAACCAATCTTAGAGATCAATGCTGACCATGAAATTTTTGCAAAACTAGAGAAAAATGAGGCGATGGTTTATGACATAGCGCCTTTGCTTCTTGATATGGCAAGGCTAAATGAGGGCATGAGCCTAGAAAATCCTGCCAAATTTTCAGAGCTACTAACGAAAGTAATGATAAAAGCTATCTAA
- the purS gene encoding phosphoribosylformylglycinamidine synthase subunit PurS translates to MKAVVNIALRSGVLDPAGKAVEHALNSLGFSGVSNVRIGKQIVLDIDESDKSKAKDQLKVMCEELLANTVIEDYEIVL, encoded by the coding sequence ATGAAAGCTGTCGTAAATATAGCATTAAGAAGTGGGGTCCTTGACCCTGCTGGTAAGGCAGTAGAGCACGCGCTAAATTCACTTGGGTTTAGCGGTGTGTCAAATGTCAGGATAGGCAAACAAATCGTTTTAGATATCGACGAGAGCGATAAAAGCAAAGCAAAAGATCAGCTAAAAGTGATGTGTGAAGAGCTTCTAGCAAACACTGTCATCGAAGACTACGAGATCGTGCTATGA
- a CDS encoding SH3 domain-containing protein, whose product MVKHFLFISLFVLNLFAANTDEVSVFDMMDEAREDKFVNSPTSNPKTQKPPKEQDFSRKFVSPQPERITPEQMRNIVPTNEPDISVPDNQVYDKIKVKELLLKATNVPKNVVIGEIFSVEIVADTQNDFEFEFETQLDETNIKWLNKKNFQWVKSEDNKYVGTFYLEAMSIDAKTLRVSLDLKRNGENYQNSNINIFLPKLKELRSDENYNHIVADNLEVKKFKTTKFDDINNIMVVEIYGNNVDLSAFNIENKTILKQGVDTISGDFNSQSAYYFAVFKPNKKSLDFNYYNLKKAKFESFSLPVSVEDDDVSTQIGLNPKQSEFSTYKDVTIYSCAVIFILLAIWRRRLSYFFVAAIFIVLGIYTYNPFGKAVLKPDISVSILPTKNSTIFYTSRKNENVEILDTKGDYSKILFADGKIGWVKKDNLVKN is encoded by the coding sequence TTGGTAAAACATTTTCTTTTTATCTCCCTATTCGTACTAAATTTATTTGCTGCAAATACCGATGAAGTAAGCGTTTTTGACATGATGGACGAAGCTAGGGAGGATAAATTTGTAAATAGCCCTACTTCAAATCCAAAAACTCAAAAACCGCCAAAAGAACAAGATTTTTCAAGAAAATTTGTATCACCACAGCCAGAGCGTATCACTCCAGAGCAGATGCGAAATATCGTTCCAACAAACGAGCCAGATATTAGCGTCCCAGACAATCAAGTATATGATAAGATCAAGGTAAAAGAGCTTCTTTTAAAAGCCACAAATGTACCAAAAAATGTTGTTATAGGAGAAATTTTTAGTGTTGAGATAGTGGCTGATACACAAAATGACTTTGAGTTTGAGTTTGAGACACAGCTTGATGAAACAAATATCAAATGGCTAAATAAGAAAAATTTTCAATGGGTAAAAAGCGAAGACAACAAATATGTAGGTACTTTTTATCTTGAAGCAATGAGCATTGATGCAAAGACTTTACGAGTTAGCTTGGATCTAAAAAGAAATGGCGAGAACTATCAAAACTCAAACATAAATATCTTTTTACCAAAGCTAAAAGAGCTTAGAAGTGACGAGAACTACAACCACATCGTGGCTGATAATCTTGAAGTTAAGAAATTTAAGACAACAAAATTTGATGATATAAACAATATCATGGTTGTAGAAATTTATGGCAACAACGTAGATCTAAGTGCTTTTAATATTGAAAATAAGACAATCTTAAAGCAAGGCGTAGATACGATAAGTGGCGACTTTAACTCACAAAGTGCATATTATTTTGCAGTATTTAAGCCAAATAAAAAATCGCTTGACTTTAACTACTACAACCTAAAAAAGGCTAAATTTGAAAGTTTTTCTTTGCCGGTAAGTGTCGAAGATGACGATGTCAGCACACAAATCGGACTAAACCCAAAACAAAGTGAATTTAGCACCTATAAAGATGTCACGATCTACTCTTGCGCGGTAATTTTTATATTATTAGCTATTTGGCGCAGAAGGCTTAGCTACTTTTTCGTAGCAGCCATTTTTATAGTACTTGGAATTTATACCTACAACCCTTTTGGCAAGGCTGTTCTAAAACCAGATATTAGCGTTTCGATCTTGCCTACAAAAAACTCAACCATTTTTTACACATCTCGCAAAAATGAAAATGTAGAAATTTTAGACACAAAAGGCGACTACTCAAAAATTTTATTTGCTGATGGTAAGATTGGCTGGGTAAAAAAGGATAATCTTGTCAAAAATTAG
- a CDS encoding lysophospholipid acyltransferase family protein: protein MILSKIRALFFAIEFVISVVLVVFFMWLFNDKNRAIRKFWGRSQRFFGGYKLEVIGNFSDEANILLINHQSMLDIIVIEELHPKNVCWIAKAQIGKIPIIGKILSLPKMIAVERENKHSLIKLLSEAKDRVENGRVLAIFPEGTRSQTNKLLPFKGGAKLLVEKLNLKVQPIVIVGSDAMKVKEFSFKKADIKLFCLDLVDTSKENWLEATRESMQKVLDKNRK, encoded by the coding sequence ATAATCTTGTCAAAAATTAGAGCTTTATTTTTTGCTATTGAGTTTGTTATTAGCGTTGTTCTAGTCGTCTTTTTTATGTGGCTATTTAATGACAAAAATAGAGCCATAAGAAAATTTTGGGGAAGGTCGCAAAGGTTTTTTGGTGGATATAAACTTGAAGTGATAGGCAATTTTAGTGATGAGGCAAATATCTTACTCATAAACCATCAAAGTATGCTTGATATCATTGTCATCGAAGAGCTACACCCAAAAAATGTCTGCTGGATCGCAAAGGCACAGATCGGCAAAATTCCTATAATTGGTAAAATTTTAAGCTTGCCAAAAATGATAGCAGTTGAGCGTGAAAATAAACACTCACTAATAAAGCTTTTAAGCGAAGCAAAAGATAGGGTTGAAAATGGTCGCGTTTTAGCGATATTTCCCGAAGGAACTAGATCTCAAACCAATAAGCTTTTGCCTTTTAAAGGTGGTGCAAAACTATTAGTTGAAAAACTAAATTTAAAAGTTCAGCCTATCGTTATAGTAGGAAGCGATGCTATGAAAGTGAAAGAATTTAGCTTTAAAAAAGCGGATATCAAGCTCTTTTGCCTTGATTTAGTCGATACTTCAAAAGAAAACTGGCTAGAGGCGACTAGAGAGAGTATGCAAAAAGTTCTAGACAAAAATAGAAAATAA
- the purQ gene encoding phosphoribosylformylglycinamidine synthase I translates to MKVAIILFPGTNCEEDTAHAFKLLGCQTQIIWHKEDKIDADLVVLPGGFSYGDYLRTAAIAKFSPAMQAVKEHAKKGGYILGICNGFQMLLELGLLKGAMRRNENLNFVSKYHHLKVISNNNKFLANLAKNEIVNIPIAHGEGNYYTDETTLKGLYDNDQVLLKYCDAKGNEINPNGSVDSIAGICDESKKIFGLMPHPERACEKILGTDDGMKMLKGLVW, encoded by the coding sequence ATGAAAGTAGCCATCATACTTTTTCCTGGCACAAACTGCGAAGAAGACACAGCTCACGCTTTTAAGCTACTTGGCTGCCAAACGCAGATCATCTGGCACAAAGAAGATAAGATCGATGCTGATCTAGTCGTTTTGCCAGGTGGTTTTAGCTATGGCGACTATCTAAGGACGGCTGCGATAGCTAAATTTAGCCCAGCTATGCAGGCTGTAAAAGAGCATGCGAAAAAAGGTGGCTATATCTTGGGAATTTGCAATGGTTTTCAGATGCTGCTTGAGCTTGGGCTTTTAAAAGGTGCGATGAGAAGAAATGAAAATTTAAATTTCGTCTCAAAATACCACCACCTAAAGGTAATCTCAAATAACAATAAATTCTTAGCAAATTTAGCCAAAAATGAAATAGTAAATATACCTATCGCTCACGGCGAGGGCAACTATTATACTGACGAAACCACTCTAAAAGGCCTTTACGACAACGATCAAGTACTACTAAAATACTGTGATGCTAAAGGTAACGAAATAAATCCAAACGGCTCAGTCGATAGCATAGCAGGAATTTGTGATGAGAGTAAAAAGATTTTTGGTCTTATGCCTCATCCCGAGCGTGCTTGTGAGAAAATTTTAGGTACAGATGATGGTATGAAGATGCTAAAAGGTCTAGTTTGGTAA
- the sdhB gene encoding 8-methylmenaquinol:fumarate reductase iron-sulfur subunit — protein MKIIIDRFDGTKKYESTYELTNEEIKGKTLLTVLLDIKQKKDATLNFTASCRSAICGACAVRVNGHSYLACDTKMNELLAEYDNPESIRISPLGNFRVISDLMVDWEPSIENLRKIRPSITAKSEFSAEKGCKQIQKEYEKVALEWDCILCGACASECNKLEADASDYMQPFVFVHAYRAAFDSRSKDPMPHLKPAIDNGLWMCVKCQECADRCPKGISACKDITDLRIMAIQKGFDDGMGPDHAEAFLTDLVDGSGRLNEIKLALRSEGVFKNMGKMDIAANLMLAGKMNPLHIFGEEDIEGHDDLVKMINAARKAASKE, from the coding sequence ATGAAAATTATTATCGACCGTTTTGACGGAACTAAAAAATATGAATCAACTTATGAGCTAACAAATGAAGAGATCAAAGGCAAAACTCTTTTAACAGTGCTTCTTGATATCAAACAAAAAAAGGATGCGACGCTAAATTTCACTGCATCTTGCCGCTCAGCGATATGTGGGGCGTGTGCTGTTAGAGTAAATGGCCACTCATATCTAGCCTGTGATACAAAGATGAACGAGCTTTTGGCTGAGTATGACAATCCAGAGAGTATAAGAATTTCTCCACTTGGAAATTTCAGGGTCATCTCTGATCTTATGGTGGACTGGGAGCCAAGTATCGAAAATTTACGCAAGATTAGGCCTAGCATCACTGCTAAGTCAGAATTTAGCGCAGAAAAAGGCTGTAAGCAAATTCAAAAAGAGTATGAAAAAGTAGCGCTTGAATGGGACTGCATACTTTGTGGAGCGTGCGCTAGTGAGTGTAATAAACTTGAAGCTGATGCGAGTGATTATATGCAGCCATTTGTCTTTGTGCATGCTTATAGAGCGGCCTTTGACTCACGTAGCAAAGATCCTATGCCGCATCTAAAACCAGCTATAGATAATGGCCTTTGGATGTGTGTAAAGTGCCAAGAGTGCGCTGATCGCTGTCCAAAAGGTATAAGTGCATGCAAAGATATAACTGATCTTCGCATCATGGCTATACAAAAAGGCTTTGATGATGGTATGGGACCAGATCACGCTGAGGCGTTCTTAACCGATCTAGTTGATGGCTCAGGCAGACTAAATGAGATCAAGCTTGCACTTCGCTCTGAGGGAGTATTTAAAAATATGGGCAAAATGGACATAGCTGCAAATTTAATGCTTGCAGGTAAGATGAATCCACTTCATATTTTCGGCGAAGAGGACATAGAAGGACATGATGATCTAGTAAAAATGATAAATGCGGCTCGCAAAGCTGCTAGTAAGGAGTAA
- the purC gene encoding phosphoribosylaminoimidazolesuccinocarboxamide synthase has product MQKRELIYEGKGKKMYATDDPNLLVAEFKDDLTAFDAQKRGNEAGKGALNNKISTQLFKLLESKGIVTDLVETISDTEQVVKKCEIIPLEVVVRNIATGSLSKRLGIKEGTVLPFTLVEFYYKNDDLHDPLVTDEHCIIMGLVKSEKDLQTLRHTAREINSILFKFFAERNLKLVDFKVEFGIDKDGNIILADEISPDSCRFWDATTNEKLDKDRFRQDLGSVKVAYEEVLRRILS; this is encoded by the coding sequence ATGCAAAAAAGAGAGCTTATCTACGAGGGAAAAGGCAAGAAAATGTACGCCACAGACGATCCAAATCTACTTGTGGCTGAATTTAAAGACGATCTAACAGCATTTGATGCTCAAAAAAGAGGCAACGAAGCTGGCAAAGGCGCACTAAATAACAAAATCTCTACTCAGCTTTTTAAACTACTAGAGAGCAAAGGTATCGTGACTGACCTAGTTGAGACCATCAGCGACACTGAGCAAGTGGTCAAAAAATGCGAGATCATACCTCTTGAAGTTGTTGTGAGAAATATCGCAACTGGCTCACTTAGCAAAAGACTTGGCATAAAAGAAGGCACAGTTCTACCTTTTACACTTGTTGAGTTCTACTACAAAAATGACGATTTACACGATCCACTAGTTACTGATGAGCACTGCATCATCATGGGTCTAGTAAAGAGTGAAAAAGATCTTCAAACCCTAAGACACACAGCAAGAGAGATCAACTCTATATTATTTAAATTCTTTGCAGAGAGAAATTTAAAACTAGTTGATTTCAAAGTCGAATTTGGTATCGACAAAGATGGCAACATCATCTTAGCTGACGAGATAAGCCCTGATAGCTGCAGATTTTGGGACGCGACAACAAACGAAAAACTTGATAAAGATAGATTTAGACAAGATCTTGGTAGCGTAAAAGTAGCTTACGAAGAAGTTTTAAGAAGAATTCTTTCTTAA